In one Pseudomonas sp. 31-12 genomic region, the following are encoded:
- the tssI gene encoding type VI secretion system tip protein VgrG encodes MFAPANQTHFALTIEGLSSDFQVFSLQGREAISQPFVFEVELVSEQPSLDLEPLLHKPAFLQLSPDGSGIHGQIYRAAQGDSGKRLTRYAVTLRPQLSYLAHRINQRIFQNLSVPKIIGMVLEEHGIQSNAYEFKVGAIYPERIYCVQYDESDLQFIQRLCEEEGIHYHFQHSATAHKLVFGDDQTVFPKLAPVAYQQDSGMVANNPVIKRFDLRLETRTSRTTRRDYDFEKPRLTLESENRGDALPDLEDYDYPGRFIDRERGKHLAKRNLERHRSDFQLAEGKSDQPLLVSGHFLGLTQHPKAKWNDLWLLTEVLHEGKQPQVLEESVTSDTTRLKGDFHQGYRNRFQATPWDVPNRPPLTQKKPRILGSQSAVVTGPKGEEIHCDQYGRVKVQFHWDREGQADDKTSCWLRVSSAWAGAHYGGIAIPRIGMEVLVTFLEGDPDQPLISGCLYHKENVVPYPLPANKTRSTFKTLSSKGGGGFNELRIEDKKGQEQIFLHAQRDWDENVEHDQKIRVGNERHDTVEQNSYSEFKAEEHHTVYADRKVEARANDHLTVGVNQHIKIGTGQFIDAGQEIHLSSGMKVVLEAGSELTLIGGGSFIKIDASGVTMSGPVINMNSGGGPGSGTGAAPLLPGVLKQADADKAGQLLVPAQRQALMQKKPICAICEKAKLEAQNA; translated from the coding sequence ATGTTCGCGCCGGCCAATCAAACCCACTTTGCCCTGACCATCGAAGGTCTTTCCAGCGACTTTCAGGTCTTTTCCCTGCAAGGCCGGGAAGCCATCAGCCAGCCTTTTGTGTTTGAGGTGGAGCTGGTCAGTGAACAGCCGTCCCTGGACCTCGAGCCCCTGCTGCACAAACCGGCCTTCTTGCAGCTCTCGCCTGACGGCAGCGGCATCCATGGCCAGATCTATCGCGCCGCCCAGGGTGATTCCGGCAAACGCCTGACCCGCTACGCGGTGACCCTGCGCCCGCAACTGTCCTACCTCGCGCACCGCATCAACCAACGCATCTTCCAGAACCTCAGCGTGCCGAAAATCATCGGCATGGTCCTCGAAGAGCACGGCATCCAAAGCAATGCCTATGAATTCAAAGTCGGGGCGATCTATCCCGAGCGCATTTACTGCGTTCAGTACGATGAGTCGGACCTGCAATTCATCCAGCGCCTGTGCGAGGAGGAAGGTATCCACTACCACTTCCAGCACAGCGCCACGGCCCACAAACTGGTGTTCGGCGATGACCAGACGGTGTTCCCGAAACTCGCACCCGTGGCCTACCAGCAAGACTCCGGCATGGTCGCCAACAACCCGGTGATCAAGCGCTTCGACCTGCGCCTGGAAACCCGCACCAGCCGCACCACCCGCCGCGACTACGACTTCGAAAAGCCGCGCCTCACCCTCGAAAGCGAAAACCGCGGCGACGCCCTGCCCGACCTCGAAGACTACGACTACCCCGGTCGCTTCATCGACCGCGAGCGCGGCAAACACCTGGCCAAGCGCAACCTGGAACGCCACCGCAGCGACTTTCAGCTGGCCGAAGGCAAAAGCGATCAACCGTTGCTGGTCAGCGGCCACTTCCTGGGCCTGACCCAACACCCGAAAGCCAAATGGAACGACCTGTGGCTGCTGACCGAAGTCCTACATGAAGGCAAACAACCGCAGGTGCTGGAAGAGTCGGTGACCAGCGACACCACCCGCCTCAAGGGCGATTTCCACCAGGGTTACCGCAACCGCTTCCAGGCCACGCCATGGGACGTGCCGAACCGCCCGCCGCTGACGCAAAAGAAGCCCCGCATCCTCGGCAGCCAAAGCGCCGTGGTCACCGGACCTAAAGGTGAAGAGATCCACTGCGACCAGTACGGCCGCGTCAAAGTGCAATTCCACTGGGACCGCGAAGGCCAGGCCGACGACAAGACCAGCTGCTGGCTGCGCGTCTCCTCCGCCTGGGCCGGCGCCCACTACGGCGGCATCGCCATCCCGCGGATCGGCATGGAAGTGCTCGTCACCTTCCTCGAAGGCGACCCCGACCAACCGTTGATCAGCGGCTGCCTGTACCACAAGGAAAACGTCGTCCCGTACCCGCTGCCAGCGAACAAAACCCGCAGCACCTTCAAAACCCTCAGCTCCAAGGGCGGTGGCGGCTTCAACGAACTGCGCATCGAAGACAAAAAAGGCCAGGAACAAATCTTCCTGCACGCCCAGCGCGACTGGGACGAAAACGTCGAACACGACCAGAAAATCCGCGTCGGCAACGAACGCCACGACACCGTCGAGCAAAACAGCTACAGCGAATTCAAGGCCGAAGAACACCACACCGTCTACGCCGACCGCAAAGTCGAGGCCCGGGCCAACGACCACCTGACCGTAGGCGTGAACCAGCACATCAAGATTGGCACCGGGCAGTTCATTGATGCCGGCCAGGAAATCCACCTGAGCAGCGGCATGAAAGTCGTGTTGGAAGCCGGCAGTGAACTGACCCTGATCGGCGGTGGCAGCTTCATCAAGATCGACGCCAGCGGCGTGACCATGAGTGGGCCGGTGATCAACATGAACTCCGGAGGTGGGCCGGGTAGCGGGACGGGGGCGGCGCCGTTGTTGCCGGGGGTGTTGAAGCAGGCGGATGCGGATAAGGCTGGGCAATTGTTGGTGCCGGCACAGCGGCAAGCGTTGATGCAGAAGAAGCCGATCTGCGCGATCTGCGAGAAGGCCAAACTGGAGGCGCAAAATGCTTAA
- a CDS encoding toxin VasX has protein sequence MSQTGKNPNAVDLPRTDGKCATGGCPQMKQKLQLIPLRYGLVERLDPSAEISLPYKTVSRPLGIRLLRDGWLYVIDNTTGYLHEYEVKNGVVTKCIWKGKEATQDKRTGSAGENALIFTRGSALHIAYAEVQWTAAKCSQMLKSSKERDLFMQKVNLAKGDVEKGGPNLLTDKQAEKWIAEVAEKPATQAPPAGAHPEESKDYIWEDQKDLFKATQLGTIKKSLLAAYEKDHFFLVFKDSIGVMRDLAEQQDKVVGWIDEWVLKEKNDLKYSIGNYIETLMVVSEKSARQAGTSDALFEKTTPEQRQKIYDYVNSRNEYDGARTSTTDLPQRISRVRVPNPKVGAAYKVMNTKKQEMIDSLGKSLYSDLEDDIEVLEDKSHAAVQGKGLGARGIHDLVRYEEMNKYLETERSHLKRWTSRLNRITDDRVGLFTKSEYHMSAWYFDADVPDQLMSTLITEQNCVRDICRTDESLRALGEYFHGAPYFVLPGFASRLDTDFLFKKHGDLLKWFDDARNLEAGISDVQVRVNEMGALLGNHWANSPDLNPNALAASHIVNAAYDPAIALRLQDWLAELQKQLDGPGLQAHLDKLSTYSNRGQRLGALYALKQGGIKLKVANKDDVDLFIKRVTLHAKHIEKHESLIINRDKQKALSKKTSLSPAERNVANNEKIRLNNLLLPLENEIKALNHQIKESTIPTDKLAKGQIGLQTPLSPAQQKMFDDEVNRLKMGAGKSFGETGVGTAALKSSMLPMAALFMQVWNLKEALTTWRKISGAPSLKERVIFIGAVTGAAASAISVYQNVHITIVDKAFHATKASTSGQGGTLFSVKLGKLGLGLGVLISPLALINSIGTAWDNWSKWADALRTGTTGEQAGALLALTGDIGSVGVNAAITVKMSKEIGSLGWQFFMSPPGLKVKALSTAWSANGLRFFSFAGRLTPWSLALSALQLGGESIYNYFNLDDQQNWMLHSCWGKENKNWDMDAHKQGLAESNLRPVITDLGLSEKNKGTTPVRTLLLTFPGLSLEELKEHPIRVQAELSAQLNRNAADVGIDVRDALSLANINPLIARLVVPENWCGEQSQLKLRLSVQPDIANVPLKATDEYLYYPVSLSFLGAGKNSVVNGEPSVRASRTPLQWVDVKPEHLHA, from the coding sequence ATGAGCCAGACAGGTAAGAATCCAAACGCAGTCGACTTGCCCCGCACCGATGGCAAGTGCGCCACGGGCGGTTGCCCGCAGATGAAGCAGAAGCTTCAACTGATTCCCCTGCGCTATGGTCTTGTCGAACGGCTCGACCCTTCTGCTGAAATCTCGCTACCTTACAAAACCGTCTCTCGCCCACTGGGTATTCGCCTGCTGCGTGATGGCTGGCTCTACGTCATCGACAACACGACTGGCTATCTGCACGAATACGAAGTCAAAAACGGCGTCGTCACCAAGTGCATCTGGAAAGGCAAAGAAGCCACTCAAGACAAGCGCACGGGATCCGCAGGCGAAAACGCCCTGATCTTCACCCGTGGCAGCGCCCTGCACATCGCCTATGCCGAAGTCCAATGGACCGCCGCCAAGTGCTCGCAAATGCTCAAATCGAGCAAAGAGCGCGACCTGTTCATGCAGAAGGTGAACCTCGCCAAAGGCGACGTTGAAAAAGGTGGCCCAAACCTGCTGACTGATAAACAGGCTGAAAAATGGATCGCAGAGGTCGCGGAGAAACCCGCTACACAAGCACCGCCAGCGGGCGCGCACCCCGAGGAAAGTAAGGACTACATCTGGGAAGACCAGAAGGATCTGTTCAAGGCGACTCAACTCGGCACGATAAAGAAGTCGTTGCTGGCCGCCTATGAAAAAGACCATTTCTTTTTGGTGTTCAAAGACAGCATTGGAGTAATGCGTGATCTTGCCGAGCAGCAGGATAAAGTGGTCGGCTGGATCGATGAATGGGTACTCAAGGAGAAAAACGACCTTAAGTACTCCATCGGTAATTACATCGAAACGCTCATGGTGGTTAGTGAAAAATCTGCCCGCCAGGCAGGTACCAGCGATGCGTTGTTCGAAAAAACCACACCAGAGCAACGACAAAAAATCTATGACTACGTTAATTCACGAAATGAATACGACGGAGCCAGAACCAGCACGACAGATCTGCCACAGAGAATAAGCCGGGTTCGCGTACCCAACCCAAAGGTCGGCGCCGCTTACAAGGTCATGAACACCAAAAAGCAGGAGATGATCGACTCCCTTGGCAAAAGTCTCTACAGCGATCTGGAAGATGACATTGAGGTGCTGGAAGACAAAAGCCATGCCGCTGTGCAAGGCAAAGGCTTGGGCGCTCGTGGCATTCACGACCTCGTCCGCTACGAGGAAATGAACAAATACCTGGAAACCGAGCGCTCGCACTTGAAGCGCTGGACCTCTCGACTCAACCGCATTACTGACGACCGGGTGGGGTTGTTTACCAAAAGCGAATACCACATGAGTGCGTGGTATTTCGATGCGGATGTTCCTGATCAGTTGATGTCGACACTAATCACTGAACAAAACTGCGTTCGAGATATCTGTCGGACCGATGAGAGTCTGAGGGCACTAGGCGAATACTTTCATGGAGCTCCATACTTTGTTCTGCCAGGGTTCGCCAGTCGGCTTGATACGGATTTTCTGTTTAAGAAACATGGAGACTTACTCAAGTGGTTCGACGACGCCAGAAACCTGGAAGCCGGCATCAGCGATGTGCAAGTACGCGTCAACGAAATGGGCGCGCTCCTTGGGAACCATTGGGCAAACAGTCCCGATTTAAATCCAAATGCTTTAGCAGCAAGTCACATTGTTAACGCTGCATATGATCCTGCGATTGCATTACGTTTACAGGACTGGCTGGCAGAGTTACAAAAGCAATTAGATGGCCCTGGCCTACAAGCGCACTTGGATAAACTATCAACATACAGCAATCGCGGACAACGACTGGGTGCTCTATACGCCTTAAAACAAGGCGGAATAAAATTAAAAGTTGCAAACAAAGACGATGTGGATCTATTTATAAAACGAGTTACGCTACATGCTAAGCATATAGAAAAACATGAATCATTAATTATCAATCGGGACAAACAGAAGGCCCTGAGCAAAAAAACCAGCCTTAGCCCAGCAGAGAGAAATGTTGCGAACAATGAAAAAATTCGGCTAAACAATCTTTTATTGCCGCTAGAAAACGAAATCAAGGCGTTAAATCACCAAATAAAAGAATCCACTATCCCGACTGACAAACTCGCTAAAGGCCAAATAGGCCTTCAAACCCCGCTAAGCCCAGCTCAACAAAAAATGTTTGACGACGAGGTAAATCGTTTGAAAATGGGCGCAGGGAAGAGCTTTGGGGAGACCGGAGTCGGGACTGCGGCACTTAAAAGCAGCATGCTTCCCATGGCTGCGTTATTCATGCAAGTATGGAATTTAAAAGAAGCTCTCACGACATGGAGAAAAATCTCTGGAGCTCCTTCTCTTAAAGAAAGAGTTATTTTCATCGGCGCAGTAACTGGCGCCGCAGCATCTGCCATTTCCGTTTATCAGAACGTGCACATAACTATTGTAGACAAAGCGTTTCACGCTACTAAAGCAAGTACTTCTGGGCAGGGAGGAACACTTTTTTCTGTAAAACTTGGAAAGTTAGGACTCGGACTCGGAGTACTTATATCTCCACTTGCTCTTATAAACTCAATTGGTACGGCATGGGACAATTGGAGCAAGTGGGCCGACGCTCTTCGTACAGGGACAACTGGAGAACAAGCTGGCGCACTTTTGGCTCTGACAGGCGACATCGGCAGTGTAGGTGTGAACGCTGCTATCACTGTTAAAATGTCGAAAGAAATAGGCTCGCTCGGTTGGCAATTTTTCATGTCCCCACCCGGTTTAAAAGTAAAAGCACTGAGTACTGCATGGAGTGCTAACGGTCTGCGATTTTTCAGCTTTGCAGGTCGCCTGACGCCATGGTCTTTAGCACTGTCTGCCTTACAATTGGGCGGGGAGTCTATCTATAACTATTTCAACCTCGACGACCAACAAAACTGGATGCTGCATAGCTGCTGGGGCAAAGAGAATAAAAACTGGGATATGGATGCCCACAAGCAAGGCCTGGCGGAGTCCAATCTCAGACCAGTTATTACTGACTTAGGTCTTAGCGAAAAAAATAAGGGAACTACACCCGTACGCACACTGCTCTTGACATTCCCAGGATTAAGCTTAGAAGAACTAAAAGAGCATCCAATTCGGGTTCAAGCTGAGCTATCTGCGCAACTGAATCGTAACGCCGCAGATGTGGGCATTGATGTCAGAGATGCATTAAGCTTAGCAAATATTAACCCCCTTATCGCTCGGCTCGTCGTACCTGAAAACTGGTGCGGTGAACAATCTCAACTTAAACTGCGATTGAGTGTTCAGCCTGACATTGCGAATGTCCCCCTGAAAGCTACGGACGAATACCTTTATTACCCCGTATCTTTAAGTTTTCTTGGGGCTGGAAAAAATAGCGTCGTTAATGGCGAGCCATCCGTCCGAGCCAGTCGAACACCATTACAGTGGGTCGACGTGAAACCGGAGCATCTACATGCTTGA
- a CDS encoding DUF4123 domain-containing protein: protein MLKSDWPLENGLPQGLPWNGAVGLLLDGVSVEKLPQHLYQWSDDPVFEPLYLGTQWAALGDVSPCLVQIKAQNNPILAKFLAEPRQEWGYLVFSDQPWAQMVEHFRWLTSVMHPQGEEVLLRVADPAVTHALLSHAESIKDPTLFGPCSQIVAADAALGCWHINQRPGKASQPNHSKRYRLSDEQLSQLDEVNFRSIVLRLDQHMHEYFPTYQAQSTPLQRWEHLHAMASTSYDRGFNTELDITLYANIHGFLGERALEEHPDLDAILKTPSEQTPAQRLERVADMAQERAT from the coding sequence ATGCTTAAGTCCGATTGGCCCCTGGAAAATGGGCTGCCCCAAGGATTGCCGTGGAATGGCGCGGTCGGTTTGCTGCTGGATGGCGTCAGCGTCGAAAAACTGCCCCAGCACCTTTATCAATGGTCGGACGATCCGGTGTTCGAGCCCCTCTATCTCGGCACCCAATGGGCTGCATTGGGCGACGTTTCGCCGTGCCTGGTTCAGATAAAAGCGCAGAACAATCCCATCCTCGCGAAATTTCTGGCTGAGCCCCGCCAGGAATGGGGCTACCTGGTGTTCAGCGATCAACCCTGGGCACAAATGGTCGAGCACTTCCGCTGGCTGACCAGCGTCATGCACCCTCAGGGTGAAGAAGTCCTGCTGCGCGTCGCCGACCCTGCCGTAACCCACGCATTGCTCAGCCACGCCGAGAGCATCAAGGACCCTACCCTGTTCGGCCCTTGCTCGCAGATCGTCGCCGCCGACGCGGCGCTGGGCTGCTGGCACATCAACCAGCGACCGGGCAAAGCCTCCCAGCCCAACCACAGCAAACGCTACCGCTTGAGCGACGAGCAACTCAGCCAACTGGACGAAGTGAATTTCCGAAGCATCGTCCTGCGCCTCGACCAACACATGCACGAATACTTTCCGACCTATCAGGCACAATCGACGCCGTTGCAGCGCTGGGAACATCTGCACGCAATGGCATCGACCTCGTATGATCGCGGCTTCAACACCGAACTCGACATCACACTTTATGCCAACATTCACGGGTTTCTCGGTGAGCGAGCGCTGGAGGAACATCCAGATCTGGATGCAATACTGAAGACCCCTTCGGAACAAACGCCCGCTCAGCGACTCGAACGGGTCGCTGATATGGCCCAGGAACGGGCCACATGA
- a CDS encoding DUF6708 domain-containing protein → MPSKPEQQVELDFRDHRPIAGDTRRFAIGEALFLSPLPIPTGNAPMDLGGSFVEVNDTFLDVGSSNFGKAFQARAMIGLGMMFIFSCLIVLPLLAGSTTWGNPFSESFWDRTAGMFHFGVTFSIWGGGIAALLGTYVILSTTRAKSRTRPIRFNRQRSEVCFFPEGSDVPVIQPWEETVSWLSISTGVTGVGVTSAYTFGMAFDDSKADVVHFVRQGVMTSAHALGKWEAIRIYMEKGPAFCPGKAPYEGRHTFDQERQDMHEEYQHNERSALGVGWWYLTHLITWWRFPYWVAEWDHRFSMKSLPDSIAEWSKPLPSEQWAKPSPALKEQSSKIEKAFAQGQDFMTYFKVNLNESKAEESTNS, encoded by the coding sequence ATGCCATCCAAACCTGAACAGCAGGTCGAACTTGACTTCAGAGATCATCGCCCCATAGCGGGAGATACTCGTCGCTTTGCCATAGGTGAAGCATTATTCCTCTCCCCGCTTCCGATACCAACGGGCAATGCCCCCATGGATTTGGGCGGAAGCTTTGTTGAGGTAAATGACACATTCCTCGACGTAGGCAGTAGTAATTTCGGCAAGGCTTTCCAAGCTAGGGCAATGATTGGGCTCGGTATGATGTTCATTTTCTCATGCCTCATTGTTCTGCCTTTGCTTGCAGGATCTACTACCTGGGGAAACCCATTTTCCGAGTCCTTTTGGGACAGAACAGCAGGCATGTTCCATTTCGGTGTGACCTTTAGTATTTGGGGAGGAGGAATAGCGGCGCTCTTGGGTACTTACGTTATCTTGAGCACTACCAGAGCGAAGTCGCGCACCCGTCCTATTAGATTCAACCGCCAACGTAGTGAAGTCTGTTTCTTTCCCGAAGGTTCTGACGTCCCCGTCATTCAACCATGGGAAGAGACAGTATCTTGGCTTTCAATCAGTACAGGTGTTACTGGAGTAGGAGTAACAAGCGCCTATACATTTGGTATGGCGTTCGACGATTCCAAAGCTGACGTAGTGCATTTTGTGAGACAAGGCGTGATGACTTCTGCTCATGCCTTGGGTAAGTGGGAAGCCATACGGATCTATATGGAAAAAGGTCCAGCGTTCTGCCCTGGCAAAGCACCCTACGAGGGTCGCCACACTTTCGATCAAGAACGACAGGACATGCACGAGGAATACCAGCACAACGAACGTTCCGCTTTAGGAGTTGGTTGGTGGTACCTGACACACCTGATCACTTGGTGGCGCTTTCCATACTGGGTGGCGGAGTGGGACCATCGTTTCAGTATGAAGTCTCTACCTGATTCCATTGCCGAGTGGTCCAAACCTCTTCCGTCTGAACAATGGGCCAAGCCAAGCCCAGCGCTTAAAGAGCAAAGCTCGAAAATCGAAAAAGCCTTTGCTCAAGGGCAGGATTTTATGACGTACTTCAAGGTAAACCTAAACGAAAGCAAGGCAGAAGAATCAACAAATAGCTGA
- a CDS encoding toxin VasX, translating to MTQPAPAKPEFKPAGCPLLTAVIPLRYAIGPTPSLDVSAMNLPPLNGNFPELGDKNAVTRGKPLNYVARFLRNGFLYVWQTSPAKLVEFTVENTTLQETVRGGKVIDKSKKPYLMLPAGTPAMLAWSPTQWTDQQFAAAKSKASTRTRVMRAFTPGAAPASGKAEGIYDFIGDYKEPEGFQWSCESSTKNAPKWQPTLESMKRCEQQAYVIADDAWGVWHDLALLIRTQQKTFEDLRKKSAEDWAIAGTLKSMGENDPKLKQLLPGATRYSELQKIWTQQESAEKQFTTDIRRHSILWDDWFKTRRSKGPSSLDTAAGHYDITNPAKRVELELNFASACLGASICSVSAKSIGEALDPQKETTGSPWLLWALLGLGQRLGIGEVKSLVDVSDGIRDNTANIGKVAASMGRALDLSAMINNVANKLTLRNPAPATEALFVSLAPVAGIELHNNSKPPSSVAKLFMGAVLGRSGQRMETAQVTNKQIGEWLSDLMETRPAKPIGKLNLTPVASAIQDALPFFILVPAASTTTGGSKLPSISGLVNPETNLKSLLDLSKDGLNKAPVKCVVALMAGINFGWSIAALAKEQTAKNYISFAGSIVGSGAALTAVWQRVAEVNWESIVASTGKESVSSRVALTKVMGLAANAAILQSIVSGLDVIVYGIEALDAFRSGDFDTAGINAGLGVASGANLAVYVQTFRAVRAARAAVILGEAAAVGGAVSRGPHLALTALGISILIIGGLWARLYTQDTPLEKWIKGTKYGSSPAEWSKSYEESMLELYKVIFPISFDAYRLNELNPYRGMVESTYLILRLPGKNTLTDDMIIFEGEEVWGGIFGYGGKREKVKWTGNSFDRHEGTRVKTEAGVATYRRVYHTDQEGRALNSISGKLSYSPMEGMTLPSIEIKDIAWL from the coding sequence ATGACCCAACCTGCGCCTGCAAAACCAGAATTCAAACCGGCCGGCTGCCCATTACTCACCGCCGTGATACCACTACGTTACGCCATTGGCCCAACGCCCAGCCTTGATGTCAGCGCAATGAATTTGCCGCCGCTCAACGGCAACTTTCCCGAGCTGGGTGACAAGAACGCGGTTACTCGTGGCAAGCCACTGAATTATGTCGCGCGCTTCCTCCGCAACGGTTTCCTCTACGTATGGCAAACCTCCCCGGCAAAGCTCGTCGAGTTCACTGTCGAAAATACGACGCTGCAAGAAACCGTGCGCGGCGGAAAAGTCATCGATAAGAGTAAAAAACCTTATTTGATGCTGCCAGCTGGGACACCGGCGATGCTCGCTTGGTCGCCAACGCAGTGGACCGATCAACAGTTCGCGGCTGCTAAATCAAAAGCCAGCACCCGCACGCGGGTGATGCGTGCGTTTACACCTGGCGCCGCCCCCGCCAGCGGTAAAGCAGAGGGCATCTACGACTTCATTGGCGATTACAAAGAGCCGGAAGGTTTTCAATGGAGTTGTGAGTCCTCTACCAAAAATGCACCCAAATGGCAGCCAACATTGGAGTCGATGAAACGCTGTGAGCAGCAAGCATATGTCATTGCTGATGATGCGTGGGGTGTCTGGCACGACCTGGCTTTGCTAATCCGGACACAGCAAAAAACTTTTGAGGATCTGCGTAAAAAAAGTGCTGAAGACTGGGCCATTGCTGGAACTCTAAAATCAATGGGAGAAAATGATCCAAAGCTCAAACAACTGCTACCCGGTGCAACTCGTTATTCAGAATTGCAAAAAATCTGGACACAGCAAGAATCTGCGGAAAAGCAATTTACCACTGATATAAGACGTCACTCCATACTCTGGGACGACTGGTTCAAAACAAGACGCAGCAAAGGTCCTTCCTCGCTAGATACCGCGGCTGGTCATTACGACATTACTAATCCTGCAAAGCGTGTCGAGCTTGAATTGAACTTTGCATCCGCCTGCTTAGGAGCATCTATTTGCAGCGTCAGCGCTAAATCTATAGGGGAAGCGCTAGACCCTCAAAAGGAGACAACGGGTAGTCCCTGGTTGCTTTGGGCATTGCTAGGATTGGGTCAGCGACTTGGCATTGGAGAAGTGAAATCACTTGTCGATGTATCGGATGGCATAAGAGATAACACCGCCAACATTGGCAAGGTCGCGGCAAGCATGGGCAGAGCACTGGATCTGTCGGCGATGATTAACAATGTGGCGAACAAACTGACGCTTCGAAATCCCGCTCCCGCGACAGAGGCCCTTTTTGTTTCATTGGCACCTGTCGCAGGAATCGAACTGCATAACAATTCCAAACCTCCGAGCAGCGTAGCCAAACTCTTTATGGGAGCAGTTTTAGGCCGAAGCGGTCAGCGAATGGAAACTGCTCAAGTAACGAATAAGCAGATTGGCGAGTGGTTGAGCGACCTGATGGAAACCCGTCCAGCGAAGCCAATCGGCAAACTGAATTTAACGCCAGTAGCGTCTGCCATTCAGGATGCTCTACCCTTTTTTATTTTGGTACCAGCAGCGTCAACCACCACTGGTGGAAGTAAGCTTCCATCCATTTCCGGATTGGTCAACCCGGAAACCAATCTAAAAAGTCTCCTTGATCTGAGTAAGGATGGACTAAACAAGGCACCTGTAAAGTGTGTTGTGGCACTAATGGCTGGTATCAATTTTGGCTGGAGCATAGCAGCGCTTGCCAAAGAACAAACAGCGAAAAACTACATCAGCTTCGCTGGATCTATCGTTGGATCTGGCGCAGCTCTGACCGCAGTCTGGCAACGGGTAGCTGAGGTAAATTGGGAGTCCATTGTGGCGTCAACTGGCAAAGAATCTGTCAGTTCACGCGTGGCTTTGACCAAAGTTATGGGATTGGCTGCGAACGCGGCAATTTTGCAATCAATTGTGTCTGGCCTTGATGTGATCGTATACGGAATCGAAGCTTTGGATGCGTTTCGATCGGGGGATTTTGATACAGCCGGCATCAACGCTGGACTTGGTGTGGCCTCTGGTGCAAATCTTGCGGTGTATGTTCAGACCTTCAGGGCTGTCCGCGCCGCGAGAGCGGCCGTGATCCTAGGTGAAGCAGCGGCAGTTGGTGGCGCTGTAAGCCGAGGCCCCCATCTAGCTCTCACAGCACTTGGGATATCAATTTTAATAATAGGAGGGTTGTGGGCACGTCTTTATACCCAAGACACTCCGTTAGAAAAGTGGATTAAGGGTACAAAATACGGATCAAGTCCTGCAGAATGGTCAAAAAGTTATGAAGAATCCATGTTGGAACTTTACAAAGTCATTTTCCCTATTAGCTTCGACGCTTATCGGCTGAACGAGCTGAATCCGTATAGGGGTATGGTTGAAAGCACCTATTTAATCCTCCGATTGCCTGGTAAAAACACGCTTACCGATGACATGATAATCTTCGAAGGGGAAGAGGTTTGGGGAGGGATTTTCGGCTATGGAGGAAAGCGTGAAAAAGTCAAATGGACCGGAAATAGTTTCGACCGACACGAAGGTACACGTGTAAAAACAGAAGCTGGTGTCGCAACGTACAGACGCGTTTACCATACGGATCAAGAAGGTAGAGCATTGAATAGCATTAGCGGCAAACTGTCCTACTCACCGATGGAGGGGATGACCTTACCCTCCATCGAAATTAAGGATATAGCATGGCTTTGA